Proteins from a genomic interval of Sphingobacterium lactis:
- a CDS encoding low molecular weight protein-tyrosine-phosphatase yields MAKQLKKGMGGAQISVLFTIFETMKILMVCLGNICRSPLAHGILEFKAKEAGLSWEIDSAGTGDWHVGQAPDKRSIAIAKDRGIDISGQRAQFFVPELFAKFDKILVMDRQNYADVIALAPTPEDVDKVTLFLDNDIVPDPYYDNNMFGPVFELIEARCEQLIAAWQEEEK; encoded by the coding sequence TTGGCAAAGCAGTTGAAGAAGGGGATGGGCGGTGCGCAAATCTCGGTTCTCTTCACTATATTTGAAACCATGAAGATTTTAATGGTGTGTTTGGGAAATATCTGCAGGTCGCCACTGGCGCATGGGATATTGGAATTTAAGGCTAAGGAAGCGGGTCTTTCTTGGGAAATCGATTCCGCAGGAACAGGGGATTGGCATGTCGGGCAGGCGCCGGATAAGCGATCCATCGCCATTGCAAAAGACCGTGGTATTGATATTTCTGGACAGCGTGCACAGTTTTTCGTGCCGGAATTGTTCGCAAAGTTTGATAAGATCCTGGTTATGGATCGGCAGAATTATGCCGATGTGATTGCCCTGGCACCAACGCCGGAGGATGTGGATAAAGTGACCCTATTTCTGGATAATGATATTGTACCGGATCCGTATTACGATAACAATATGTTCGGGCCAGTTTTTGAACTGATTGAAGCACGATGCGAGCAGTTGATAGCTGCTTGGCAAGAAGAGGAGAAATAA
- a CDS encoding Do family serine endopeptidase has protein sequence MKKIGATLLAAIVGGAIAVGGFKLFEQKQMDNMTFEERQKVYYASNPGEEIMSSTGNPDFTQAAAAVTPGVVHIQVTMSGRGNRGGGGGSPFDMFEEFFGVPQQRRGQARPQTASGSGVIISPDGYIVTNNHVVEEADKIEVVLTDKRKYEAKVIGRDPNFDLALIKVNANGLPIVKLGNSDNVQIGEWVLAVGYPLGLQSTVTAGIISAKGRRIGILDEPQQQRGFGMGQEEQMISNAVESFLQTDAVINRGNSGGALVNARGELVGINSAIASPTGTYAGYGFAIPINLAKKIVDDFKEFGSVKRGYVGVTFTELTDELRKEAGINDVNGLYVREVLKNGAAAAAGIQKGDILTKIDGRTIYSSPDLQEHVARLRPGDKIKLTYKRAGKEKEVTLTLKGEEAKAKTEEEEQASASAAEIFNKLGASFVAAPDAKKKELGVTSGVVVSQVHRGGIFEYFGVERGLLITKINGKPVNSVDDVESALASTRRNIVRISGVPEKGSTVEFNVPLQY, from the coding sequence CTGGCGAGGAGATTATGTCCTCCACGGGGAACCCAGACTTTACGCAGGCTGCGGCGGCAGTAACGCCAGGGGTTGTGCACATCCAGGTCACCATGTCCGGACGGGGTAACCGTGGTGGAGGTGGCGGCTCGCCATTCGATATGTTCGAGGAATTCTTCGGGGTGCCTCAGCAGCGTCGTGGACAGGCACGCCCGCAAACAGCATCCGGTTCGGGAGTAATTATCTCTCCGGATGGATATATCGTAACCAATAACCACGTGGTGGAAGAAGCCGATAAAATTGAAGTGGTATTGACAGATAAACGTAAATACGAAGCCAAAGTAATTGGCCGTGACCCGAACTTCGACTTAGCCCTAATCAAAGTCAATGCGAATGGCCTGCCAATCGTGAAGTTGGGAAACTCGGATAATGTGCAGATCGGTGAATGGGTGTTGGCCGTTGGGTATCCACTCGGATTGCAGTCCACCGTGACGGCAGGTATCATTTCCGCAAAAGGTCGTCGTATCGGGATCCTTGATGAGCCACAGCAACAGCGTGGATTCGGCATGGGCCAGGAAGAACAGATGATCAGCAACGCAGTAGAATCCTTCCTGCAAACAGATGCAGTAATAAACCGAGGAAACTCGGGGGGTGCCTTGGTGAATGCTCGTGGTGAACTGGTGGGTATCAACTCCGCCATTGCTTCCCCTACAGGTACCTATGCAGGTTATGGTTTCGCTATTCCAATCAACTTGGCGAAGAAAATCGTGGATGACTTTAAAGAATTCGGTAGTGTAAAACGCGGATATGTAGGCGTGACATTTACAGAATTGACCGATGAGTTACGCAAAGAGGCGGGCATAAACGATGTCAATGGACTATATGTGCGCGAAGTGTTGAAAAATGGTGCGGCAGCAGCTGCAGGAATCCAAAAAGGTGATATCTTGACCAAGATTGATGGACGTACAATTTACAGTTCACCAGACTTGCAGGAGCATGTAGCGCGATTACGCCCAGGCGATAAAATTAAATTGACCTACAAACGTGCAGGTAAGGAAAAAGAAGTAACCTTGACATTGAAAGGTGAAGAAGCGAAAGCGAAAACCGAAGAAGAGGAACAAGCAAGTGCTTCGGCAGCAGAGATCTTCAATAAATTGGGCGCAAGCTTTGTCGCAGCACCTGATGCGAAGAAAAAAGAATTGGGTGTGACTTCCGGTGTTGTGGTTTCACAAGTGCATAGAGGAGGTATCTTCGAGTACTTCGGCGTGGAACGTGGCTTATTGATCACAAAGATCAATGGTAAGCCAGTTAACTCCGTAGACGATGTTGAATCGGCATTGGCCAGCACAAGAAGGAATATCGTACGAATTTCCGGTGTGCCTGAGAAAGGAAGTACCGTAGAATTCAATGTACCGTTACAGTATTAA
- a CDS encoding NADPH-dependent FMN reductase produces the protein MVKKKILIIIGSASKNSSNLRLMENFIALTGDGFECRVMDSLASLPHFDPELAVDHTPKSISTIRALIEDSDGVIICTPEYIFSIPSGLKNLLEWCVSTTVFSYKPIGIITASAQGEKGHEELQLIMRILMAKFHPENTWLIQGIKGKINAEGEIIDDQIRMALADFINNYDILLAEK, from the coding sequence ATGGTCAAGAAAAAAATCCTCATCATTATCGGTAGTGCAAGTAAAAATTCATCGAATCTTAGATTGATGGAAAATTTCATAGCATTAACAGGGGATGGATTTGAATGTAGGGTAATGGACAGTTTGGCGAGCCTACCTCATTTCGATCCTGAATTAGCAGTAGATCATACCCCTAAAAGCATATCAACTATTCGGGCTTTGATTGAAGATTCGGATGGGGTCATCATCTGTACTCCGGAGTATATTTTTAGCATCCCTAGTGGTTTGAAAAATCTTTTGGAATGGTGTGTTTCTACAACCGTATTTTCCTACAAACCCATTGGAATTATTACTGCCTCTGCTCAGGGAGAAAAAGGTCATGAAGAATTGCAATTAATCATGAGAATACTCATGGCAAAATTCCATCCTGAAAATACATGGTTGATCCAAGGAATTAAGGGAAAGATTAATGCTGAAGGGGAAATTATTGATGACCAGATTCGAATGGCATTAGCAGATTTTATTAATAACTACGATATCTTATTGGCAGAAAAATAA